Proteins found in one Chloroflexota bacterium genomic segment:
- a CDS encoding formylglycine-generating enzyme family protein — protein sequence MITKWFIILACIVLMASIGFHIWGDIVLGRDGTSLNSIIVVGSAKAQPETPKGSLSSDFERLPLEALGAPNRQKYADMVYVPAGYFVLGSSDGDVDETPVQEVYLDAFYIDKYEVTVGEFNRFVEAAGYKSDGNWSVYLKPGYEAYPVVRVSWRDANTYAQWAGKRLPTEAEWEKAARGTDGRKYPWGNIWDPSRVNSLEGGLMSFTKVDEYPRGVSPFGAYNMVGNVLEWTSSLYKPYPYNPQDGREDATAEGKRVLRGGYYGLPTYFVRTTIRYKHDPNYFDDYTGFRCVRDP from the coding sequence ATGATAACGAAATGGTTCATAATCTTAGCCTGCATCGTCCTTATGGCCTCAATAGGTTTTCATATTTGGGGCGATATTGTCTTGGGGCGTGATGGCACTTCGCTGAATTCGATAATTGTTGTGGGCTCTGCGAAGGCTCAGCCGGAGACCCCAAAGGGTTCTCTATCCTCGGACTTCGAACGTTTACCTCTAGAGGCGCTTGGCGCTCCCAACAGACAAAAGTACGCCGATATGGTTTACGTGCCTGCTGGCTACTTCGTCCTTGGTTCCAGCGACGGGGATGTAGACGAAACGCCTGTACAGGAGGTATATCTCGACGCCTTCTATATTGATAAATATGAGGTCACTGTAGGTGAGTTCAACAGATTCGTCGAGGCAGCCGGCTATAAAAGCGACGGGAATTGGTCGGTATATTTAAAACCAGGATACGAAGCCTACCCTGTCGTTAGGGTGAGTTGGCGCGATGCCAACACTTATGCTCAGTGGGCTGGCAAGCGATTACCTACGGAAGCCGAATGGGAGAAGGCAGCACGGGGAACGGATGGCAGAAAATATCCTTGGGGGAATATCTGGGATCCATCCAGGGTAAATTCTCTGGAAGGCGGGCTTATGTCCTTCACAAAGGTCGATGAGTATCCACGGGGAGTTAGCCCCTTTGGGGCCTATAATATGGTCGGGAATGTCCTGGAATGGACGAGTAGTCTCTATAAGCCCTATCCGTACAATCCTCAAGATGGCCGAGAGGATGCAACAGCTGAAGGTAAGCGGGTGCTGCGGGGAGGGTACTATGGGCTCCCCACATATTTTGTGCGCACAACTATCCGATACAAGCATGACCCTAATTATTTCGATGATTATACAGGCTTTCGTTGTGTGCGTGATCCCTAG